The Desulfovibrio oxyclinae DSM 11498 genomic interval CGAACCCGTTCAAGGGTTACTAGGAGGTACGGATCATGTCGAACACCGTTAGGGTTCAACCGGATCTCAAGTTCGTCAAGGAACTGCAGACCGTTGGAGGGGATTCCCTCAAGAAGTGCTACCAGTGCGCGACCTGCAGCGTCGTTTGTCCGCTTTCCCCGGCCGACAGCCCGTACCCCCGCAAGGAAATGGTCTGGGCTCAGTGGGGTCTCAAGGACCGCCTGGTCAACGATATCGATATCTGGCTCTGCCACAACTGCGGCACCTGTTCCGACCTCTGTCCACGCGGCGCCAAGCCCGGCGACCTGCTGGCCGCTCTCAGGAATATGGCCTACCGCAGCCTGGCCCCGTTCGGATTCATCGGCAAACTGATGTCCAACATGGGCGGCGCCCTAATGCTGGCGCTGGTCCCGGCCGTCATCTATCTGCTGATCTGGTCCATGCAGGCAGCCAAGTTCGGCACCGCCTTCCCGCTGTTCGAAGCGGCCGAAGGTCACGGCGCCTGGCAACTGGCCAAGGACGGACAGATCGTTTACGGCGGCCTGTTCCCCGGCGACTACTTCATCGACCCCATCTTCGGCGCGGCCTTCGCGTTCATGGTGGTCTGCTTCTACATGGGCATCCAGAAGCTCATCAAAGGCTTTGATTCACAGCCGCGCGTCTTCGACCTCACCGGGGTGAAGAAGCCCGGTATGCTTGAAGCCTTCATCGATACGCTCAAGTACGAGATCTTCAACCACACCCAGTTCAACGACTGCGGCGACGACGAAAAGGACAAGAAGCGCGCCACCGGCCACCGTATGCTGATGTTCGCCTTCATCATCCTGCTCTTCGTTACCGGCACCATTGCCACCGGTCACTGGGTTGGCGGTTGGTTCTTCGAGAGCGTCCTCGGCCTGCACGGCGGTCCTGTGGATCTGCTGGCCCGCCTTGGAGCCACGCCGCTCCCGCAGGACAGCGTCATCAAGGTACTCGCCAATATCGGCGCGGTCCTGATGGTCTACGGTCTGTGGCAGCTCACCAAGCGCCGCAAGAACCTTGATCCGCAGAAACAGGGCTCCAGCTTTTACGACTGGTTCCTGCTCTATGTGATCTGGATCATCGCGCTTACCGGTATCGCCTGCGAAGTGCTTCGCCTGCTCGGCATCCAGTACCTCGCCTACCCGACCTACTACGTCCACCTGATCGCGGTCTTCATGATGATCGCCTACCTGCCGTGGACCAAGCTGGGTCACCTGGTGTACCGCACCGTTGCGCTGAGCTATGCCAAGAAGATCGGTCGTATCCCCATGGGTGCCGCGAAGTAAGGGCGCATGGGAATAATATAAAGAGACAGCTTATTCTGTAGGAGGAATACAAATGTCCGAAGCAAAGGTTTTCCCGATGAACACGTTCGTGTCCGTCCTTCGCGGCCAGTCTGCCGACCAGGAGCAGCTTGACATGATGGCCTTCATCCTCGGCCTGGACGAAATCGACGCCGACTTCGGTTCCGTCGCCCAGTCCCTTGCCAAGGCAGCCATCTACGAAGCCGAACCCGGTCTGACCAAGTACGCCGAAGGCGACATCTCCAAGCTGGGCAACCAGGTCAAGATCGCTCCGATCGCTGACAACTCTCAGGTTGTGGCCGTTTTCGACATGCTCAACGGCATGAAGGCCGAAAACGCCAAGCTCAAGGCTGAAAACTCCGATCTCGCTTCCGCCAAGGAATCCGCCGAGACCGACGTCAAGACCCTGAAAGCCAAGGTCAAGACCTTCGAAGACTTCTCCGCCGCTGGTGAGAAGAAGATCGTGGCCTCCAACACCAAGATCGACGAGCACATCAAAAAGCTCAACGAACTCATGGCTGAAGTGGAAAAGGTCAAGAAGGAAGGCGTTGT includes:
- the qmoC gene encoding quinone-interacting membrane-bound oxidoreductase complex subunit QmoC produces the protein MSNTVRVQPDLKFVKELQTVGGDSLKKCYQCATCSVVCPLSPADSPYPRKEMVWAQWGLKDRLVNDIDIWLCHNCGTCSDLCPRGAKPGDLLAALRNMAYRSLAPFGFIGKLMSNMGGALMLALVPAVIYLLIWSMQAAKFGTAFPLFEAAEGHGAWQLAKDGQIVYGGLFPGDYFIDPIFGAAFAFMVVCFYMGIQKLIKGFDSQPRVFDLTGVKKPGMLEAFIDTLKYEIFNHTQFNDCGDDEKDKKRATGHRMLMFAFIILLFVTGTIATGHWVGGWFFESVLGLHGGPVDLLARLGATPLPQDSVIKVLANIGAVLMVYGLWQLTKRRKNLDPQKQGSSFYDWFLLYVIWIIALTGIACEVLRLLGIQYLAYPTYYVHLIAVFMMIAYLPWTKLGHLVYRTVALSYAKKIGRIPMGAAK